In Cucurbita pepo subsp. pepo cultivar mu-cu-16 chromosome LG10, ASM280686v2, whole genome shotgun sequence, the DNA window aaatttaatttctaaaaaactATGCCGATCAACTTTCCAATTTAACCATAATAATTTCGCCTAATAATTTCGTCTAAATCGTCCACCTGACGGGATAGAGAATTGAGCTAGGGCAAGAACGCCCTAGAACACACGGATAGAGAGATTTTTAGAAGTCTCTAATCTCACGGGATAAACGAACATATCTATAACTACACtattatcaaacaaaatagttGGTAAAAAAAAGGCCTGTTTACACATTTAAACTGACGCTTGTCGTATCGACGAATTTCAAGCACTAACGCTGCTGCCTTCCTCGGCCACCGCCTCCACCAACGGTGGCCCATCAAGACCGGGGAACTCCGGCGCCTTTCTGTCCTTAAACCGCCGGGCCGCCTTCCGGTCGGAGTCGCTGGAATTGGAAAACAATTTCATTTGCTTCCTCAAATCCTCAATGCCCTTTTTCAAAAGCCCATTCTCCATTTGCAAAACCTCAAACTGACGCTTCACTGAAAAATaacccaaatccaaatcctcATTTCCGAAACTACCCTTCTCCGATCTCGAATCCCCACTCTCCACGTGTTCGATCCCGATCTTATCCAGCAACAGCAATGGAGCCTCCCGAAATGAAATTCCACCACTCACCTTCATCCCCTCCGCCGCTGGGACCTTAAGTCCCCATCGGAACCTCACCGCCGCACAACTCAGAATCGGAACCGCCGTACTAGCAGCCACTTCCAAACCAGAAACCGCCTTCGAAACAGCACTTCTAACATCCACAGATTCCTCCTCCGATTTCAGAACCTTCTGGAACATCATCGAGGAGGACTGCGATTTCTTGATCGAGAAATCGCCGAGTTTCGGCTTGAAATGGAGCATGAAGGAGGGATTTCCACGGCCGATTAGGTCGAATTCGGCGCTCATGAGCATAGGCGAAGAGATCGGGGAACCGAAGGAGCCGATTCCAGTTTTGACGATTACTGAGAAGGGATTTGAAGAATCGTTAGGGCGATAAGAGAGTTTGAAGGAGGGGCCGGATTCGAAGAGGGTTGAGAGGTTGAGAGAGAGGTCTTTGGCGGTGCCGGCGGCTATGGCGGATTGGAAAGGGAGGCCAAGAATGCTGAGAGGAACTTTGGCTCTCAATAATGGCTTCTGATCTTCGCGGAATTTCAGAGATGCTTTCATCTTCCTTCtctgaaaaccctaatttggaattggaattgaaaGAAATTAGAGAGGGAATGGATTTTTGTAATTGAGGAATTGgggatttgaaatttgaacgaAGAAAAACGCTTTGTAGCTGAGATTTCGCTGAATTTTATCTACGTTTATGGAGTTGGGGGCTAAGGGGCTACCGGGCCCGCTTCCCATTATTCAACGAAGGCTTTCCATTGTTCGGTTCCTTTTGGAATATGGGATCATTTTATACCTTACCCGAGCAACCAATTTCCAACCTTCACTCAATTGTTAGGCTGCATCTGAACTATAGTGGCTAAAATTTGAGTCTGGGTTCTGGGCTAGCTGCATCGGGGAGGGGTAGAAGCAATGGATTGAGTGTATAGATTCGATCATCTCTCCTAGTCTTGATCTAGCCGGTCCCCTTGCAATTATCTCGAGCTACTTACTCCCTCTCTTCTTTGAGTCAAGCTACTTCCTCTCGCTACTTCGTTTCCCTTCGTCAATTCATTTGTTTAGGGTTAGAGCGAAAGCCCATGTAGTCTTTCATctgtatttgaatttgaagggGACAGACTTGTCGATAACGAACAAAATTTTTTGTCCAGTTCAAATTGGGTGTCTGaatttcattcttcatcttcacaaaaattttcatttacctTTACAAGTGTTGAGATCAACAACATCCTGAATTTCAATGCGGAGATTGAaccttgtttttatttctttgatgTTATAGAGATCAGCAACATCTTTGATGTTATCAATGATTTGGCATGACAATTGGGTTCAATCTCGTTTTGATAAGAATTGGATCTATGAACTCATATcacaaatgcaaacacatgatTTCTACTCGAGGAAGTGTTAGATAAGATTTGTCATGAGGATTAAGatcaagagaaagaaaatttctttCGGACTAAATTACTTAAATGATCTTAGTTTGTAAATCTAAATGCAAGAAAGTTTCTCGTGACATTTAAGTTCGATGTAGCGTTTTTCTTCAAACCATAGCTTCATCTGCCCTATTGATTTATCCTTTTGCATGGTATATTGGATCACTCCTATTTTT includes these proteins:
- the LOC111803187 gene encoding uncharacterized protein LOC111803187, encoding MKASLKFREDQKPLLRAKVPLSILGLPFQSAIAAGTAKDLSLNLSTLFESGPSFKLSYRPNDSSNPFSVIVKTGIGSFGSPISSPMLMSAEFDLIGRGNPSFMLHFKPKLGDFSIKKSQSSSMMFQKVLKSEEESVDVRSAVSKAVSGLEVAASTAVPILSCAAVRFRWGLKVPAAEGMKVSGGISFREAPLLLLDKIGIEHVESGDSRSEKGSFGNEDLDLGYFSVKRQFEVLQMENGLLKKGIEDLRKQMKLFSNSSDSDRKAARRFKDRKAPEFPGLDGPPLVEAVAEEGSSVSA